The following coding sequences lie in one Streptomyces xiamenensis genomic window:
- a CDS encoding amino acid ABC transporter ATP-binding protein, which produces MVKAERVHKSFGPVEVLKGIDLQVRRGEVFCVVGPSGSGKSTFLRCINHLEKINAGRLYVDGELVGYRQRGNKLYELREREVAAQRRDIGMVFQRFNLFPHMTAAENVMEAPVQVKGVPRSQAREQAQELLERVGLGDRADHYPAQLSGGQQQRVAIARALAMEPKLMLFDEPTSALDPELVGEVLDVMRGLAEDGMTMIVVTHEMGFAREVSDSLVFMDEGVVVESGNPREVLTNPRHERTKAFLSKVL; this is translated from the coding sequence ATGGTGAAGGCCGAGCGCGTCCACAAGTCCTTCGGCCCGGTCGAGGTCCTCAAGGGCATCGACCTCCAGGTGCGGCGCGGCGAGGTGTTCTGCGTGGTCGGGCCCTCGGGCTCGGGCAAGTCGACGTTCCTGCGCTGCATCAACCACCTGGAGAAGATCAACGCCGGGCGGCTGTACGTGGACGGCGAGCTGGTCGGCTACCGGCAGCGCGGCAACAAGCTGTACGAGCTGCGCGAGCGCGAGGTGGCCGCCCAGCGCCGGGACATCGGCATGGTCTTCCAGCGGTTCAACCTCTTCCCGCACATGACCGCCGCCGAGAACGTCATGGAGGCGCCGGTCCAGGTCAAGGGCGTCCCCCGGTCGCAGGCGAGGGAACAGGCCCAGGAATTGCTGGAGCGGGTCGGGCTCGGCGACCGCGCGGACCACTACCCGGCGCAGCTGTCCGGCGGACAGCAGCAGCGGGTGGCGATCGCCCGGGCGCTGGCGATGGAACCCAAGCTCATGCTGTTCGACGAGCCGACCTCGGCGCTCGACCCCGAACTCGTCGGGGAGGTCCTCGATGTGATGCGCGGCCTCGCCGAGGACGGCATGACCATGATCGTGGTCACCCACGAGATGGGCTTCGCCCGCGAGGTCAGCGACTCCCTGGTGTTCATGGACGAGGGCGTGGTCGTGGAGTCCGGCAACCCGCGCGAGGTCCTCACCAACCCCCGCCACGAGCGGACCAAGGCCTTCCTGTCGAAGGTCCTGTAG
- the sodN gene encoding superoxide dismutase, Ni — MLSRLFAPKVKVSAHCDLPCGVYDPAQARIEAESVKAVQEKYQANEDPHFRARATVIKEERAELAKHHISVLWSDYFKPPHFEKYPELHQLVNETLKALSAAKGSTDPATGQKALDYIAQIDTIFWETKKA; from the coding sequence ATGCTCTCCCGCCTTTTCGCCCCCAAGGTGAAGGTCAGTGCCCACTGCGATCTGCCGTGCGGTGTCTACGACCCCGCCCAGGCGCGCATCGAGGCAGAATCCGTCAAGGCCGTACAGGAGAAGTACCAGGCCAACGAGGACCCGCACTTCCGCGCCCGCGCCACCGTCATCAAGGAGGAGCGGGCCGAGCTGGCCAAGCACCACATCTCGGTGCTGTGGAGCGACTACTTCAAGCCGCCGCACTTCGAGAAGTACCCGGAGCTGCACCAGCTGGTCAACGAGACCCTCAAGGCCCTCAGCGCCGCCAAGGGCTCCACCGACCCGGCCACCGGTCAGAAGGCCCTGGACTACATCGCCCAGATCGACACCATCTTCTGGGAGACCAAGAAGGCCTGA
- the sodX gene encoding nickel-type superoxide dismutase maturation protease encodes MTERARGRTGGTGRIGLAEVYNPSMLPTLRAGDQLLLRYGSRVRPGDVVVLRHPFQHDLLIVKRAVERRGTGWWVVGDNPAVTNDSREFGAVPDELVVARALLRLRSPRGLQRSPLALLGWLPSAVRPLSSRSRRLRAR; translated from the coding sequence ATGACGGAGCGGGCACGGGGCCGTACGGGCGGTACGGGGCGGATCGGCCTGGCCGAGGTGTACAACCCCTCGATGCTGCCCACCCTGCGGGCCGGCGATCAGCTGCTGCTGCGGTACGGGTCCCGGGTGCGGCCGGGGGACGTGGTGGTGCTGCGGCATCCGTTCCAGCACGATCTGCTGATCGTCAAGCGCGCCGTGGAACGGCGCGGCACGGGCTGGTGGGTGGTCGGTGACAACCCGGCGGTCACCAATGACAGCCGGGAGTTCGGGGCCGTGCCGGACGAGCTGGTGGTGGCACGGGCGCTGCTGCGGCTGCGGTCGCCGCGCGGGCTTCAGCGTTCGCCGCTGGCGCTGCTCGGCTGGCTGCCGTCGGCGGTGCGGCCGCTCAGTTCGCGTTCGCGCCGCTTGCGGGCCCGGTAG
- a CDS encoding CGNR zinc finger domain-containing protein: MELTYYSDFAVRLVNSEEPLRNKDSLTSVEAVRALFGPMQTLARRAGDADVTRLKGVRTRLRAVFTAAAEGDEGRAVDLLNALLLEYPASPQISGHEHRDDDTGRPLWHLHLAEHPSNATAGYAAIACMGLTFQLTDLGVDRLGVCEAEPCRNAYIDTSTNRSKRYCSDRCATRANVAAYRARKRRERELSGRTADGSQPSSASGER; this comes from the coding sequence GTGGAACTGACCTATTACTCAGACTTCGCGGTGCGGCTGGTCAACAGCGAGGAGCCGCTGCGCAACAAGGACTCCCTCACCTCGGTGGAGGCCGTCCGCGCGTTGTTCGGCCCCATGCAGACCCTCGCCCGCCGGGCCGGCGACGCGGACGTCACCCGCCTCAAAGGGGTACGTACCCGGCTGCGCGCCGTCTTCACCGCCGCCGCCGAGGGCGACGAGGGACGGGCGGTGGATCTGCTGAACGCCCTGCTGCTGGAGTACCCGGCCAGCCCGCAGATCTCCGGCCACGAGCACCGGGACGACGACACCGGCCGCCCGCTGTGGCACCTCCACCTGGCCGAGCACCCCTCCAACGCGACCGCCGGCTACGCCGCCATCGCCTGCATGGGGCTGACCTTCCAGCTCACCGATCTGGGGGTGGACCGGCTCGGCGTCTGCGAGGCGGAACCCTGTCGCAACGCCTATATCGACACGTCAACAAACCGCTCCAAACGCTACTGTTCGGACCGCTGTGCGACGCGCGCGAACGTCGCCGCCTACCGGGCCCGCAAGCGGCGCGAACGCGAACTGAGCGGCCGCACCGCCGACGGCAGCCAGCCGAGCAGCGCCAGCGGCGAACGCTGA
- a CDS encoding amino acid ABC transporter permease has product MSDGSVSLDLDKDPGGPPAGEVPPEAITAVPVRHWGRWISAVLVLTVLGLIVWAFANAKINWGVVGDYLTYDRIMEGALNTLWITVCAMVLGLVLGMLLAVMRLSDNPVLSSVAYAYIWFFRGTPVLVQLMLWYNLSYIFDTLNLGFYKNEMNDVMTPFLAALLGLGLNEAAYMAEIARAGIKSVDGGQTEAAQALGMNGAKTMRRIVLPQAMRVIIPPSGNEFINMLKTSSLASVIYFEELFRAGNTISSRNLAVMEMMMVVSVWYLLLTTVFSIGQYYLERYYAKGTDREQPPTPLRRIGQQLTSFRTKSKVGGETV; this is encoded by the coding sequence GTGAGTGACGGATCCGTGTCCCTCGATCTCGACAAGGACCCCGGCGGCCCGCCCGCCGGTGAGGTCCCGCCGGAAGCGATCACGGCGGTCCCGGTACGTCACTGGGGCCGCTGGATCAGCGCCGTCCTGGTGCTCACGGTGCTCGGCCTCATCGTGTGGGCCTTCGCCAACGCCAAGATCAACTGGGGTGTGGTCGGCGACTACCTGACCTACGACCGCATCATGGAGGGCGCGCTCAACACCCTGTGGATCACGGTGTGCGCCATGGTGCTCGGCCTGGTCCTGGGCATGCTGCTGGCGGTCATGCGGCTGTCGGACAACCCGGTGCTGTCCTCGGTCGCGTACGCCTACATCTGGTTCTTCCGCGGCACGCCCGTACTGGTGCAGCTGATGCTCTGGTACAACCTCTCCTACATCTTCGACACGCTCAATCTCGGCTTCTACAAGAACGAGATGAACGACGTCATGACCCCGTTCCTGGCCGCCCTGCTGGGGCTCGGCCTGAACGAGGCCGCCTACATGGCGGAGATCGCCCGCGCCGGCATCAAGTCGGTGGACGGCGGCCAGACCGAGGCGGCGCAGGCGCTGGGCATGAACGGCGCCAAGACGATGCGCCGCATCGTGCTGCCGCAGGCGATGCGCGTGATCATCCCGCCGTCCGGCAACGAGTTCATCAACATGCTCAAGACATCGTCCCTGGCGTCGGTGATCTACTTCGAGGAACTCTTCCGGGCCGGCAACACCATCTCCTCCCGCAACCTCGCGGTGATGGAGATGATGATGGTGGTGAGCGTCTGGTACCTGCTGCTGACCACGGTCTTCAGCATCGGCCAGTACTACCTGGAGCGGTACTACGCCAAGGGCACCGACCGTGAGCAGCCGCCGACCCCGCTGCGGCGCATCGGTCAGCAGCTCACCTCCTTCCGTACCAAGAGCAAGGTGGGGGGCGAGACCGTATGA
- a CDS encoding Uma2 family endonuclease, translating to MTANPGMTPLRRAAEAAEDASGLRAEIIRGVLMMSRTPCGKHNGIITDLFRQLIPALPEHLLPFQISSVALPHDPDDYATPDVMVCDAAFEGSDDWLAEPGSVELVVEVVSKGNSSKYTRDMVSWYADANIPVYLLIDPREGNWTRYTVPRDGEYQGVLHGLYGEDVELTGLGLKITTARFPRYS from the coding sequence ATGACCGCCAATCCCGGGATGACTCCGCTGCGGCGCGCCGCCGAGGCCGCGGAGGATGCCTCAGGTCTGCGTGCTGAGATCATCCGAGGAGTCCTCATGATGTCGCGGACCCCGTGCGGGAAGCACAACGGGATCATCACCGACCTCTTTCGCCAGCTGATCCCGGCCCTTCCGGAGCACCTGCTGCCTTTCCAGATCTCGTCCGTCGCGCTGCCGCACGATCCCGATGACTACGCCACGCCCGACGTGATGGTCTGTGACGCCGCCTTCGAGGGCTCCGACGACTGGCTGGCGGAACCGGGCTCGGTGGAGTTGGTGGTCGAGGTCGTCTCCAAGGGCAACAGCAGCAAGTACACCCGCGACATGGTCAGCTGGTACGCGGACGCGAACATCCCCGTGTACCTTCTGATCGACCCCCGGGAAGGCAACTGGACGCGGTACACGGTGCCGCGCGACGGCGAGTACCAGGGAGTGCTGCACGGCCTGTACGGCGAGGATGTCGAACTGACCGGGCTCGGCCTCAAGATCACCACGGCCCGGTTCCCCCGCTACTCCTGA
- a CDS encoding SDR family NAD(P)-dependent oxidoreductase — MIDTGLSDSVVLVTGAHRNIGREIALAFAEQGAAVAVHYYAGNSSGLPEGVEAGHYVGDARAAEETVARLREAGAPDACAVAGDLGAPDAPRALLDAVEAWLGPAGVLVNNAAHTEVPDGVLDLTAESLHRNYTVNTFAPALLTAELARRSPAGAAVVNISTDAARAFSGQLGYGTSKAALEAFTRAAAIDLGPRGVRVNAVAPGPVQTGWMSPELIDRVLPDIPLRRVGTPRDIADAVVFLASRQATWITGQVIQVAGGHVL; from the coding sequence ATGATCGATACCGGGCTCAGTGACAGCGTCGTTCTCGTGACCGGGGCGCACCGCAACATCGGGCGGGAGATCGCCCTCGCCTTCGCCGAGCAGGGGGCCGCGGTCGCCGTGCACTACTACGCGGGGAACTCCTCCGGCCTGCCGGAGGGGGTGGAGGCCGGGCACTACGTGGGGGACGCCCGGGCCGCCGAGGAGACCGTGGCGCGGCTGCGCGAGGCCGGGGCGCCGGACGCGTGCGCCGTGGCCGGTGACCTTGGGGCGCCCGACGCGCCCCGCGCCCTGCTGGACGCCGTCGAGGCGTGGCTGGGGCCGGCCGGGGTGCTGGTGAACAACGCCGCGCACACCGAGGTCCCGGACGGGGTGCTGGATCTCACCGCGGAGAGCCTGCACCGCAACTACACCGTGAACACGTTCGCCCCGGCGCTGCTCACCGCCGAACTCGCGCGCCGCTCCCCCGCCGGGGCGGCCGTCGTCAACATCTCCACCGACGCCGCCCGCGCCTTCTCCGGCCAGCTGGGGTACGGCACGTCCAAGGCCGCGCTGGAGGCGTTCACCCGCGCCGCCGCCATCGATCTGGGGCCGCGGGGGGTACGGGTCAACGCGGTTGCGCCCGGGCCGGTGCAGACCGGGTGGATGTCGCCGGAGCTGATCGACCGCGTGCTGCCGGACATCCCGCTGCGCCGGGTGGGCACGCCGCGCGACATCGCGGACGCGGTGGTGTTCCTGGCGTCCCGGCAGGCCACCTGGATCACCGGGCAGGTGATCCAGGTGGCCGGCGGGCACGTGCTCTAG
- a CDS encoding ABC transporter substrate-binding protein: MTSLTRRSRCTVLGAFAAASVLLLSACGDQTDGDKGSDGSGSSGAGGGGGANAEAPLFDLLPEAIQEAGEIKVGSNIDYAPIEFFDENDEIAGIDPDIAAALGEVLGVNLTFSDGTFDGLVLGLNNGRHDIVMSAMTDTKDRQNGISEDAEGGADFVNYFQAGSAILVAKGNPEGVAGVEDLCGLTVAAQRGTANEYLLDAQQETCDEAISPMINETDSDSITALQSGRAQAVITDFPVALYNELNAGGGDLFEVVGEQIDAAPYGIAVKKDNTELRDALQAAVQEIIDNGTYGEVLAKWNAETGAIDEATVNAGE, encoded by the coding sequence ATGACCAGCCTCACCCGCCGCTCCCGCTGTACGGTCCTGGGAGCTTTCGCCGCCGCCTCGGTGCTGCTGCTCAGCGCCTGCGGCGACCAGACCGACGGGGACAAGGGGTCGGACGGATCCGGCTCCTCCGGCGCGGGCGGAGGCGGGGGCGCCAACGCGGAGGCCCCGCTGTTCGACCTGCTGCCCGAGGCGATCCAGGAGGCGGGCGAGATCAAGGTCGGTTCCAACATCGACTACGCGCCCATCGAGTTCTTCGACGAGAACGACGAGATCGCCGGCATCGACCCGGACATCGCCGCCGCCCTGGGCGAGGTCCTCGGCGTGAACCTCACCTTCAGCGACGGCACCTTCGACGGCCTGGTCCTGGGCCTGAACAACGGCCGCCACGACATCGTGATGTCGGCCATGACGGACACCAAGGACCGCCAGAACGGCATCAGCGAGGACGCCGAGGGCGGCGCCGACTTCGTCAACTACTTCCAGGCCGGCTCCGCCATCCTCGTCGCCAAGGGCAACCCCGAGGGCGTCGCGGGCGTGGAGGACCTGTGCGGGCTGACCGTCGCCGCCCAGCGCGGCACCGCCAACGAGTACCTCCTGGACGCCCAGCAGGAGACGTGCGACGAGGCGATCAGCCCGATGATCAACGAGACGGACTCCGACTCCATCACCGCCCTCCAGAGCGGCCGCGCCCAGGCCGTCATCACCGACTTCCCGGTGGCGCTGTACAACGAGCTGAACGCGGGCGGCGGTGACCTCTTCGAGGTCGTCGGCGAGCAGATCGACGCCGCCCCGTACGGTATCGCCGTCAAGAAGGACAACACCGAGCTGCGCGACGCCCTCCAGGCCGCCGTCCAGGAGATCATCGACAACGGCACCTACGGTGAGGTGCTGGCCAAGTGGAACGCCGAGACCGGCGCCATCGACGAGGCCACCGTCAACGCGGGTGAGTGA
- a CDS encoding MFS transporter small subunit, with translation MEPTAAPSSPSPREPGRRPLIAFSWLWVVIPLGYGLYELVRKAAQLFTG, from the coding sequence ATGGAGCCGACAGCCGCTCCCAGCAGCCCGAGTCCGCGTGAGCCCGGCCGGCGGCCGCTGATCGCCTTCTCCTGGCTGTGGGTGGTGATCCCGCTCGGGTACGGGCTGTACGAGCTGGTGCGCAAGGCGGCGCAGTTGTTCACGGGCTGA
- a CDS encoding class I SAM-dependent methyltransferase: MVSWQQWQESWDRQQEWYLPDREERFRTMLDGVEALTGTEPRVLDLACGTGSISARLLRRFPGATSTGVDLDPALLTIARGSFQGDDRVTFVTADLRDERWTEKLPYETYDAVLTSTALHWLGTGELRALYAQLADVLRTGGVFVNADHMPNPDAPRINAAEHAFTRARQERAKAAGAVDWPQWWTDLAADPQLRDVVAERFAIFGNPAEAEGDHDDAGAHPIDWHIRTLREVGFAEATTAWASLTDAAVLALR; encoded by the coding sequence ATGGTGTCCTGGCAGCAGTGGCAGGAGAGTTGGGACCGGCAGCAGGAGTGGTACCTCCCGGACCGCGAGGAGCGGTTCCGGACCATGCTGGACGGGGTCGAGGCCCTGACCGGCACCGAACCGCGGGTCCTGGACCTGGCCTGCGGCACCGGCAGCATCAGCGCCCGGCTGCTGCGCCGCTTCCCCGGCGCCACCAGCACCGGCGTGGACCTCGACCCGGCCCTGCTGACCATCGCTCGCGGTTCCTTCCAGGGCGATGACCGGGTCACCTTCGTCACCGCCGACCTGCGCGACGAGCGGTGGACCGAGAAGCTCCCGTACGAGACGTACGACGCCGTCCTCACCTCCACCGCCCTGCACTGGCTGGGCACCGGCGAGCTGCGCGCGCTGTACGCGCAGCTCGCCGATGTGCTGCGGACCGGCGGGGTGTTCGTCAACGCCGACCACATGCCCAACCCCGACGCCCCCCGGATCAACGCCGCCGAGCACGCGTTCACCCGTGCCCGGCAGGAGCGGGCGAAGGCGGCCGGCGCCGTGGACTGGCCGCAGTGGTGGACCGACCTGGCCGCCGATCCGCAGCTGAGGGACGTGGTCGCGGAACGGTTCGCGATCTTCGGCAACCCGGCCGAGGCCGAGGGCGACCACGACGACGCGGGCGCCCACCCCATCGACTGGCACATCAGGACCCTGCGGGAGGTCGGCTTCGCCGAGGCCACGACGGCCTGGGCCTCCCTGACCGACGCGGCGGTCCTGGCGCTGCGGTAG
- a CDS encoding NAD(P)-dependent malic enzyme, with amino-acid sequence MTSEIINPHAATAVTGVPGVDSDDNLLDPVFALHRGGKMAVTSTVPVRDAADLSLAYTPGVATVCAAIAEQPELAHDYTWTSQVVAVVTDGSAVLGLGDIGPAASMPVMEGKAILFKEFGGVDAVPLALECREVDEIVETVARLAPSFGGINLEDIAAPRCFEIERRLQERVDIPVFHDDQHGTAVVTLAALRNAARLSGRGLAELRVVISGAGAAGAAIAKILLGAGIGDVALCDRGGVLSVDRPGLTGVKAELAAATNKAGLSGSLADALAGADVFVGVSGGTVPEEAVATMAPGAFIFAMANPTPEIHPEVAGRYAAVVATGRSDFPNQINNVLAFPGIFAGALQVRAARITEGMKLAAAEALAAVVADELSADRVIPSPFDPRVAPAVAAAVAEAARAEGVARR; translated from the coding sequence GTGACATCGGAGATCATCAATCCTCACGCCGCGACCGCCGTGACCGGCGTGCCCGGCGTGGACAGCGACGACAACCTCCTCGACCCGGTCTTCGCCCTGCACCGGGGCGGCAAGATGGCCGTCACCTCGACCGTGCCGGTGCGCGACGCCGCCGATCTGTCCCTCGCCTACACCCCGGGCGTCGCCACGGTGTGCGCGGCGATCGCCGAACAGCCCGAGCTGGCGCACGACTACACCTGGACCTCGCAGGTGGTGGCCGTGGTCACGGACGGCAGCGCGGTGCTGGGCCTCGGGGACATCGGGCCGGCCGCCTCGATGCCGGTGATGGAGGGGAAGGCGATCCTCTTCAAGGAGTTCGGCGGGGTGGACGCGGTGCCGCTCGCGCTGGAGTGCCGCGAGGTGGACGAGATCGTGGAGACGGTGGCGCGGCTGGCCCCGTCGTTCGGCGGCATCAACCTGGAGGACATCGCGGCGCCGCGCTGCTTCGAGATCGAGCGCAGGCTCCAGGAGCGGGTGGACATCCCGGTCTTCCACGACGACCAGCACGGTACGGCGGTGGTGACGCTGGCGGCGCTGCGCAACGCGGCGCGGCTGAGCGGGCGCGGCCTGGCCGAACTGCGGGTGGTGATCTCGGGCGCGGGCGCGGCCGGGGCGGCGATCGCGAAGATCCTGCTGGGCGCGGGCATCGGCGATGTGGCGCTGTGCGACCGCGGGGGCGTGCTGTCGGTGGACCGGCCGGGGCTGACCGGGGTGAAGGCGGAGCTGGCGGCGGCGACCAACAAGGCGGGGCTGAGCGGCTCGCTGGCCGACGCGCTGGCCGGCGCGGACGTGTTCGTCGGGGTGAGCGGGGGGACGGTGCCGGAGGAGGCGGTGGCGACGATGGCGCCGGGTGCGTTCATCTTCGCGATGGCCAACCCGACGCCGGAGATTCACCCGGAGGTGGCGGGGCGGTACGCGGCGGTGGTGGCCACCGGGCGCAGCGACTTCCCGAACCAGATCAACAACGTGCTGGCCTTTCCCGGGATCTTCGCGGGTGCCCTGCAGGTGCGGGCGGCGCGTATCACGGAGGGCATGAAGCTGGCGGCGGCGGAGGCGCTGGCCGCGGTGGTGGCGGACGAGCTGTCGGCGGACCGGGTGATCCCCTCCCCCTTCGACCCCCGGGTGGCCCCGGCGGTCGCGGCGGCGGTGGCGGAGGCGGCCCGCGCCGAGGGCGTGGCCCGCAGGTAG